TAGCAAAGGTGCCTCAGTCAAGCAAAACATCGTTGCCGGTACATGATAACAATGTTAAAACTTTAATCCCaacaatataaatgaaatgtgtggataaatgaaaacagaagactaaaaaaataaaaagaaacagagTGAAGAACAATTGTACTATCCATGACCATAACTACTCTAGAGAGCTTTGATTACGTGGCCATGAATAGAAAAGATGCGAAATTCCATCGACCAACTGTGAACTCAGCCAGTCTACAACTAAACATCATagcaaaattaatcaaatacatTCACTGTCCTTATATGTTCTACATTTTCCAATTTCTACAGAATTTGTGGCATTCGTCAAGTACAGACTTCAAGTAAATAGAAAGTATGACTTAAAGCATTGCCATTGTAACAGCATAAAATTTACGTCACAACATCCACAGATTAAATGACAGACGTCGCAGCACATTCCTCAATATGGATTGTAACGGTTTCGTCCACGACCACCATCATTACCACGTTTCCAGGTATTGGAGCCACTCCTACCTCCACCCCCTCCTCTACCACCTCTATGCTGCTGAGAAGGTGGGGTCTGTGCATGCATTCCAGGTTGTTGCCTGCAGCAAGCGAACATGACATTTTacatgcaaaaaaaatataaattgtcTAGGTTGTAAAACAGATGGAAAGGACGATGCACAACATTTCATTGCTCCAATATCATCAAGTGGCTCCCGCATAGGGGCTTAAAAGGTCTGACGTTATTTATCGACTcttgatagcaaacatcatttgcaaatttatatgaataaaaGGTTGCTGACGATTTAATGAACCTTTACTATAgtccaatacaatcattcaagGTGAACCTCAACTTAGGTGAACCTCTTACAACGCAAATAATCAAACCTTTATACATTAGTTATCACCACATTAATAAGCCTAGAAATAGTTTTTCATAAAAAACACTAGAAATCAAGTAGCCCATGCCCTTGCACGAATTGTAATCAAATTTTGCACAATTTAGTTCCAGCTAGCAGAACTCAAAAATGCATGCAAGACAAGAAAATGTCCACCAAACTTACATAAACATATTTTTACAGCTTCAATTTAAGCTAGCAAGTTGTTAAGAGGACACCTCAAATCTACCAGAATGACATTGAAAATCCTTTCTCTAACGTTCTACCCAAGTTTAAGACTTGGCTTGCTTCAAAGTTTAACAGTAAGTAATACATCAAATGACTCCTAAAACTTTTCCTTCTTCCAAATGCCTAATAATCCAAAACAAGTTTACATGAAGCAGAGCCATCCTTAAAACATCCACATTCCACAATAATCACTAGAAGCAAACTAGAAGTACACCCCAAAAGTCAAAGGCACAAGGCAGACCATCAAAATGTACATTGGATTCTGGACAATTGCAAAGGCTCAGAATCTACAAATTGAATAATGAGTAGTGCAAGAACAATATAATTTGCAGGACTTGCACATGGGATTTACAAAATTTAGCAAAGACCTTGCCATTTGAAGCAGGAGAAAAAAATTGGGAAGTTGTAACGTTGTATTAATGTGAACCAAGAAGGCTACATAACTATATAAGGAAAGGGGAGAAATTAGCAAGTGCGGAAAAACAACCTTAGAAACATCACACATGAGAAAACAAAGGAAACAAATATAAACATAAAGACATTAATTATCGGCCGACTTACAATACGTATCCAATCCTTCCATCAGGTAAAAGCATTGGCATCATAGCCATACCAGCAGAACCTGAACCTGAACCTCTGCCACCGTAAAGTAGTGGCTGAAAGAAACCATTACAAGGGTGAGAACTGAGCTAGGGTGATGATAGAACAAACAAATATGTAAACAAGACTTCAATAGAagagaagaataaaaaataacaacttTCACTAATTCAGCAAAATAAAAGACCATAACAAATGCGACATGGCGCCTGCAAAATATAAGGCAACATATGGTGATATAATACTTCTTCAACAAAAAACCTTCTCAAGAATGATTCTAGATAGCTTTAAATTCTAGCTATGGCCCAAGAACTAGAACAGTAACCCAGATACTTAGTACACACATTCACACCTCAAATGACTAGATTTATAGAGATTTGAACAGACACCATAACTAGCCCAAAAATGAAGAGTGAAGTGTCAAACCCATACGGGGCAGGCATTTGAGGTGAAATAAAagattttgtgaaaaataaaataaaaataacctcAAGGACATCAATATACAAAATCTTACTTGTGCTAGGCCTGGAGCACCATATCCTGCACCAACAGCTCCATATGGGCCACCAATCATACCATATCCAACACCAGGTCCAAAACCAGGAAGCAAAACAGATGTTTGAGAAGTGGCCGCTGATGATGACTTCTGGTCAGCTTGCGGCTTTGCCAAAGAGCAATCCAGAACTTGACCTGTGACCCccaattttatttagttttttttaacaaaaaagcATCCAAAGCCAAGCAATTAGCACCATGCACAAAAAATCGAAACTATTGAGCGCATAGTGCAATATCTCAGATGTGGTCACAGTTGTAGTTACAGTTGCAATACCACTTAGTCAATGGAAATAGTTTTTTGGCGAGCCAGCCTCTTGCAGTAGCCTCAAAAACCTTTACTGTGAGGTATGCTGTGATGGTGCTCATATTTTGCACTATAATAACTCATTTAGACTAAACTAGCAAAGAGTAAAATATTACCTTCAAGTTCATATCTCTCAGTTTTTTGTAGAGCCTTCATAGCACTTGTCCTTTCGGAAAAGTGCACAAAGCCAAATCTGCTGTTCTCCTGCCCTTCTTTTGCAGGCGGCAAAACAACTTTTGTTATTTTCCCATGGTGGCTAAAAAGCTCCTTGAGCGTATTTTGTGTGACATTTTTTGGCAGATTCTTGACATAAACAGCCTTGACCTACAAAGGGAACCCAAAAATTAGATTTAGCTAATTACAAAAATACTTGATACCACAAACAAATTCAGATAAACAAAATTAcatacacataaaatccaagATGGCTAATAAAGACGTTTCAAAAGTCATAAGATAACAAAAATGTATTTGAAAATCACAAAGCGCAATATTCAGTGCTACGATAACAAACATATGCTTGCAAGTTGCAAACAAGCCAATCAGATAAGTACTAGGAAATTAGGCATTCGAAAACCAATAAGAGTTTTTTGAAGAATCTCCACAATCCTATCAAGTAGGCATGCAGTAGATTAACCATCTCCATGCATGTGAATTGTGAAGCAATCAATAAAGCACTCACACATTATTGCTTctaagaaatataaaattgtGAGCATGCCTTTTACAGTGTTTTGAAAGGTAGAAGGCACACGGCATAAGGATCCTAGAGTCTAGACAAGAAGTCAAGAAACACCTGCAAAAGTGAATACCTTTCACATTGAAGAGAAACCAGACACTATCTAATAAAAATGTAACTGGTTGTTATTTGATAACGTTGCACAAAATCGAATAGCACATAGATATTGAAGATATTTTCATACTGATATATGACATATGCATAGTCTTAAACAAGCTCCTAGAAGCCTATCAAATTTAAGCAAATCCATGTTCTCTCAATCTCAAAACTTCATAAGCAAATATTTCAGCTTAAATGCTATGAGACATGTTTATTCTGCCTACATACTTTCATAATCAACAAGACACGAACCAATACCGTTCACTAGTAGCAAAACACTTGTAGCTACTCTTCAATAGTAAGATATCAGCCACTATAAATCACACTGTTATTAGGTCATCCAGAATGTATATGCATGCCTCTAACTGGCTTgaacaaataatataaacagacAAGTCAGGATAAGGATACCTGGGATGCTGCAGTAGAATCTGCATTCTTAGAGTCAGCCCAGTTGATTGTTGGAGAATTGTCACCGAGCCTAAAATCTGGATTTGACATCTTTTCTCTTGAATACTCAGCACATGCATGATTGTAGTACTCAATAAAAGCAAATCCACGGTTGCGACTGGAATTTTGTGGGTCCTGCAATCATATTTTGCAGGCCAATTTATAACAAAAAATCTGAATCAATAAAACACAATTATTCAAGAAACACAAAGAAATACAGGAAGCAAATAAAACAAGATAAACCTTTATAAGTTCAATTTTAGTCACTCCAGGCCCAACATCTGAAACTGCATTCCTCAATTCTTGTTCTCCCCACGTTCTAGGAAGGTTACCAACAAAGAGCTTATGTCTGGCTTGCGATGAGGAGCACTTAACTTTCTTACCCTGAAAAAAGCATTGAATACCATTAGTCATTATAAACCAAATCAATTGTTCTTTCTGGACATGAGTGATCCAAAGGAAGGCCTTACAAAATATAACAATAGTGTTCAAGTTTTGATTATAACTAAAGTACAAATAAAGAGGGGAAATTTAGCAAATAACCCCTCCGTTCTCTATTGTTCTTCCCATTTGAAATATTCCACCTTAAGAAGAGAGAAacttaattaatgtttttgacacatatttagaagataaaatatacccatgtgagatctcgttagattcgtattaatgtatacttttttataatgcattttttataatttttagttacgTATATTTAGCgatattgaggtttaaaatttgcattgaaaattgtgcaaaaagtaaatgagaagaaaaaaaagaaacggagggagtaatatttatGACCTTGAATTCAGCTGCACTCAGTTTATCCATTGCTTTAGCCGCCAAATCCTTTGTCCTATACATAACAAAAGCATAGCCCTTGTTTCCACTTAAatcttttttcttcattatcctcacctacaatttttttttccaaatatcAAAAACATTCCTCGGTCAAAATCTAAAACAAAGAACATAATGGAACAATAGAAGCATACCTCCACAACTTCGCCTATAGTTTCACAAAATTCCCTCAATTCCTCCTCAGTAGCATCATTGGGTATACCACCAACAAAAACTTCTGAACCATGAGGGGGAAGTGCAAGCAGCTCGGCATGCTTTTTCTTGTCATCCCCATCTTTCATATCAACATCAATATCACCCCCTTTTTCAGAACCATctgcttcatcttcttcctcctcctcctcctcttcttcttccactTCCTCTTCTACctcctcctcttcttccaccTCTTCCTCCACTTCTTCTTCCACTTCTTCATACTCAACCTCTTCCTCTATAGTTTCTTCATGATCATTCTCCCCATCCAAATCTACCTTCTCCTCATGTTCAACGGCCTTTTCTTGTTCACTGAACTCCTCATGTGTATCAGGAACTGAAGCTGCAGCTACAGCTGATCTTGTCCTTGGCATTTTGTATGTCTAATCTGGTAAACTTGATAAATAACTGTGGAGGAAGCACGGAAACCAGGTGCAtccaaaaaagaaagaagataatGACAGAAAGGAGGAGCAATAGAAAGGCCAAAAGGAGTAGCACAGTAAGAATCTAAAATGAATCTGTGCCATGAGTCAGGGCACCGAGGAGATAAAAATTTGAATGAACAATAGAACTAAAAAAAGACAGGCAAGAAGAATATAGAATGATAATGAAGAAGATGAGACGGTGCCCAACAGTTGCAAACAATGAAGTCAACAAATATTTTTGACAATTAGATAAGGGCTTCAACCCAAACAAGCAAAAAGCAGGTTTTAAGTTAATATCTAGTCATTATAACAACGGACATAGCTCAAGCGAAACAGgaactgaaaaataataaataatgagaAATGGGTAATTGAAATCAAATCAGCTTAAAGCCATAGACAATCATAATAGTAATACAAGGTTGGGGCATATAATGAATCAATTTCCCCAAGTTGATAAACCTGAAATGACCATAAAAGAATAATATGCAGATGTCATTTCTTACAGTTACTGTATATTGCTTAAatccacacaaaaaaaaaagaaaaaaaaaaagaaaaaaaagagatgACGACCTAAtccccaataatatatacctcaGGTTCTCAACTCCAGAATCTCTACTCGATTCAAATCTGTCAAAAACTTAATCACAATATGAACACCCCAAAATGTCTTGTGTAATCCTAAATGCCCCAATTACAGTAACCAGTATAATCCATTTGCAAAATAAAACTCACAAGTGTAACTAATATTCAATACCATTGCTGATAGGAATATAGTTTAATTTCATAGAATCAAAATAGACGAACTAAACATTAGTTCAACAATAAATATTTAGggttttacaaaataatagaCAAGtgacaaaaccaaaaaaagtcCAACTCAAATTATATCCTCGGTGCACTTTTATCTTATCACCTCTACATTCAAAACTACCAAGAGGCTAGAAGTAATTGATAACTTCATAATCATACAATGACATAAATTAAGGTTCCTGAAGACGATATAGGTCCagttataattatcattatcgtaatcatataaaatactcaatattTGTTCAAATTCCCCAAAGCATCGCCAATTTGATTTCAAGATTTCAACCAACACACATAAATATTagctctaaaaacaaaaaacaaccaAAACAAAAGTTAGGCATAAGAATTCAGATCTAAAGATATGAGAAAGAAAGAGATTTTTACCAGAGATTAGCAAGAACCGGAAGAAATTAATGAACCGGTGGTTATTCTGACAGTTTTTGTCGGTGGTTCGTCACCGGCAGCaagcaacaaaataaaaacGACGGAGCTAGGGCAAAATGAGCGAGTTCTTTAAACCAGCAATAAGTACAGTACTAATTTGCTTGGTAGAGTTGCCCATTTGGCCATTTGCGTGCACAAGTTGAAGATGGCTCGGGCCCACACCAAAGTTTGATCCGCAAATTATTTGGTCCGGTCTACCCGATCTAATCcgtttttctcaaaaaaaaattacgttCTAGTctcagtttttattttttaaatctgACCCGACTCTAAATCGTTCTATGACCgaaaactaatttaaaaaaaaaataggttgCTATCTAGATATTTTgagatgtagttatttttatagtagTATATAGTTGAATGAAGTTGATGCAATCAACCAATTACAAATTACTCCTATAACATTTGGTAATTATAGGTGTGAATATTTGCATAAACACATTTACTATTAAtttggaaaaaattaaaataaaaaaaccgtacatcagatcagaccagacttTTGTAAAACGTTTAGGTTCAGTCTTGTCTGATAATTTAAAAGATCCGATCCAagctggaaatttttcagatcGAAATTTTTGGTTCGGTTTGATTTTAGTGTCAGGTCAGACCAAATCGAACTG
The Amaranthus tricolor cultivar Red isolate AtriRed21 chromosome 11, ASM2621246v1, whole genome shotgun sequence DNA segment above includes these coding regions:
- the LOC130827753 gene encoding heterogeneous nuclear ribonucleoprotein Q, with the protein product MPRTRSAVAAASVPDTHEEFSEQEKAVEHEEKVDLDGENDHEETIEEEVEYEEVEEEVEEEVEEEEEVEEEVEEEEEEEEEEDEADGSEKGGDIDVDMKDGDDKKKHAELLALPPHGSEVFVGGIPNDATEEELREFCETIGEVVEVRIMKKKDLSGNKGYAFVMYRTKDLAAKAMDKLSAAEFKGKKVKCSSSQARHKLFVGNLPRTWGEQELRNAVSDVGPGVTKIELIKDPQNSSRNRGFAFIEYYNHACAEYSREKMSNPDFRLGDNSPTINWADSKNADSTAASQVKAVYVKNLPKNVTQNTLKELFSHHGKITKVVLPPAKEGQENSRFGFVHFSERTSAMKALQKTERYELEGQVLDCSLAKPQADQKSSSAATSQTSVLLPGFGPGVGYGMIGGPYGAVGAGYGAPGLAQPLLYGGRGSGSGSAGMAMMPMLLPDGRIGYVLQQPGMHAQTPPSQQHRGGRGGGGGRSGSNTWKRGNDGGRGRNRYNPY